A genomic region of Ursus arctos isolate Adak ecotype North America unplaced genomic scaffold, UrsArc2.0 scaffold_8, whole genome shotgun sequence contains the following coding sequences:
- the OST4 gene encoding dolichyl-diphosphooligosaccharide--protein glycosyltransferase subunit 4 codes for MITDVQLAIFANMLGVSLFLLVVLYHYVAVNNPKKQE; via the coding sequence ATGATCACAGACGTGCAGCTCGCCATCTTCGCCAACATGCTGGGCGTGTCGCTCTTCCTGCTTGTCGTTCTCTATCACTACGTGGCCGTCAACAATCCCAAGAAGCAGGAATGA